The Pyrenophora tritici-repentis strain M4 chromosome 3, whole genome shotgun sequence genome has a window encoding:
- a CDS encoding Cyclin multi-domain protein has product MPHAIPREPPFNLFAPTSHSSSKLDTTMQLPYPRISNGYEQDSLRTAPRAPLTPPDLPGSAVRVVSLPSNQGSGHQYGYQLPAIGNSRSVTATRSPSPSRQQPQAQDMAQTPRKKWSISPNLRIPPTISTPQEGLPQLAAEVTCLFWFESASTLQQVVDTSSPRQPLQPLVPDAHPTTGFRKWVATILTTTQVAQNVILLALLFIYRLKQTNPTVKGKPGSEYRLLTVALMLGNKFLDDNTYTNKTWAEVSGISVQEVHIMEVEFLSNMRYSLFTSKEKWNEWHGILGKFGTFFDRASKIPASGAISPVGSQHMLGVPPNFVPSPPTQQQTSPPTSMMYSPSHMAFSNTPLLQPQATSATVSPIGALPELGPIQRKRSADYSAEPPAKRQAHGFAPGPYSNAPPIPTLQTPINRSFEPPPSVNRLPPLPSLSIPPLQQMQPAQTKNWSELPLPVAGGRSMAMVYPPPVQWQQPNSTPTTSAPPPFPHNYTPTTDPSRQVSPYPQSAGSSPVSASYPATNSRQLSPSHFLNQRQSPYRPVRGVQTLLVPPPSTSIHNPARNIGYDQMQYQPLGRPMTDRRSGLLPYMDRSAWPETNQFNQLPVPQQPVFR; this is encoded by the exons ATGCCTCACGCCATCCCGCGGGAGCCTCCCTTCAACCTGTTCGCTCCTACCTCGCACAGCTCCTCCAAGCTCGACACAACCATGCAGCTGCCCTATCCCAGGATATCCAACGGCTATGAGCAGGACTCGCTGCGGACAGCTCCGAGAGCACCTCTCACCCCTCCCGACCTCCCAGGCTCAGCAGTTAGGGTCGTATCGCTGCCGTCGAATCAGGGTTCTGGACACCAGTACGGCTATCAGCTGCCTGCTATTGGAAACTCAAGATCAGTCACAGCCACAAGAAGCCCTAGCCCTTCAAGGCAGCAACCACAAGCACAAGACATGGCACAGACACCGCGGAAAAAGTGGTCAATATCACCCAACCTTAGGATACCGCCAACTATTAGCACACCGCAAGAGGGTCTTCCTCAACTCGCAGCAGAG GTGACATGCCTCTTCTGGTTTGAGAGCGCCTCAACTCTCCAGCAAGTGGTCGATACCTCGTCCCCACGTCAACCCCTACAACCTCTTGTCCCCGATGCACATCCTACAACCGGATTCCGCAAATGGGTAGCAACCATCTTGACCACCACACAGGTTGCTCAGAATGTCATTCTCTTGGCATTGCTGTTCATCTACAGGCTGAAGCAGACCAACCCCACAGTCAAGGGTAAGCCAGGCAGTGAATATCGTCTCCTAACTGTAGCTCTCATGCTGGGCAACAAGTTTCTCGATGATAACACATATACGAACAAGACATGGGCAGAAGTCTCAGGCATCTCGGTACAAGAGGTGCACATCATGGAGGTTGAATTTCTCAGCAACATGCGTTACAGCCTATTTACATCAAAGGAGAAATGGAACGAGTGGCACGGCATCCTCGGCAAGTTCGGCACTTTTTTCGATCGAGCCTCCAAGATCCCCGCCTCTGGTGCGATAAGCCCAGTTGGATCCCAGCATATGCTTGGAGTGCCGCCCAACTTTGTCCCGTCGCCACCTACCCAGCAACAAACTTCTCCGCCTACATCCATGATGTATTCGCCCAGCCACATGGCCTTTTCCAATACCCCGCTTTTGCAACCACAGGCCACATCAGCCACCGTTTCTCCGATTGGCGCTCTTCCTGAACTTGGGCCCATTCAGCGTAAACGCAGCGCTGACTACTCCGCCGAGCCACCAGCGAAGCGACAGGCTCACGGATTTGCGCCTGGTCCCTACAGCAATGCACCACCGATCCCTACCCTGCAAACGCCCATCAATAGGTCCTTTGAGCCACCACCGTCCGTTAACCGGCTGCCGCCTCTCCCAAGCCTTTCCATACCTCCTCTACAGCAGATGCAGCCTGCACAGACAAAGAACTGGTCGGAGCTTCCACTTCCGGTTGCAGGTGGTCGCTCGATGGCTATGGTATATCCTCCTCCGGTTCAATGGCAACAGCCCAATAGCACACCGACTACCTCGGCCCCACCTCCTTTCCCTCATAATTACACACCGACTACCGATCCCTCTCGCCAAGTCAGTCCGTATCCTCAGTCAGCTGGTTCCTCGCCTGTGAGCGCTTCGTATCCAGCGACCAATTCCAGGCAGCTGTCGCCGTCCCATTTCTTGAACCAGCGTCAATCTCCATATCGACCGGTCAGGGGTGTGCAGACATTGCTTGTGCCACCACCATCTACATCCATTCACAATCCGGCACGGAACATTGGTTACGACCAGATGCAATATCAACCTCTTGGCCGACCCATGACAGATCGGCGCTCTGGTCTCTTGCCGTACATGGATCGCAGTGCATGGCCCGAGACTAACCAGTTTAACCAACTTCCCGTCCCTCAACAGCCAGTTTTTAGATAA